In Lotus japonicus ecotype B-129 chromosome 5, LjGifu_v1.2, one genomic interval encodes:
- the LOC130717274 gene encoding PWWP domain-containing protein 1-like isoform X2: MTTHHEHDAATGDANPGNQVTSSEVSAHISQLPVTTSPEHFRVCSELAPPSSTVDHSEPSESNGSERNGGVSTGFEVGDMVWAKVKSHPWWPGHIYNEAFASAAVRRSKREGLVLVAFFGDSSYGWFESGELIPFDENFAEKSRQVNSRAFLKAVEEAVEEASRRSALGLVCRCRNANIFHPTTVQGYFSVHVPDFEPGIYSTAQIRKAINGLGPAEALAFVKQFASAPHGGGHRSIGFTKNKAAVVGFRRGVFEQYDEPYALAFDQPVGHPIRAPLSGLLVTGETLGGRKKTPKSPKVKDNSNKDNYIFKRRDEPSDCFQLTTKEDTPDAAEKRPLAVAVAPQVLEKHEDTKFVSQDGADSAIKAKVTVEGQVQPDGTGLTSPEITFDADLCLDKGNESSEEMTKSFEPVDVASKSMGRPDSSEVMALPSIVDETSQSTPLESKTSIDVKHDVNVVLSGPHKDFLQTEQGCLTVTDEVKHHKLTVDGVLKKVKVRKRPADDVNSETSGILEKKKKKKKGSFNTQPTSGHMEKTSEKSVHLSGKLIGKPVSIGLAPREDIPKEPGQMDASGNNLLPVGNKAEVNLELPQLLVELQALALDPFHSVKRGIPAVTQQFFLRFRSLVYQKSLVLSPPTENEAPEVRPSKSTSSFGASDSPNDRARASPLVKSVKHIVRGDDPTKVGRKRAPSDRQEEYTAKRLKKIQDIKSLAAEKKAASQKTSEARQGEGKGSMIQAPPKLVKPNLTRKVERPAKPLEPTVLVIRFPPGTSLPSVAELKARFARFGPIDQSSLRVFWKSSSCRVIFMHRVDAKTAYKHAVANQSLFGNVAVRYFLRELGDSSLDVSEAAKGRGDVKVFDPKVATWSTLKTYGKPPVSRGGQSVTLVGNGLVIFGGQDAKRTLLNDLHILDLESMTWDEIDAVGVPPSPRSDHAAAVHVERYLLIFGGGSHATCYNDLHVLDLQTMEWSRPTQLGEIPTARAGHAGVTVGENWFIVGGGDNKSGVSETVVLNMSTLTWSVVTSVQGRVPVASEGLSLVVSSYDGGDLLVSFGGYNGRYNNEVYVLKPSHKSTLQSNTSENPIPDSVSAVHNATNATRDAESEFEAGHESKIKELVVDNGDSRKLKGDVISVLRAEKDELESSLSKEKLHTLQLKQELGEAEGRNSDLCKELQSVRGQLAAEQSRCFKLEVEVAELGQKLQTIGTLQKELELLQRQKAASEQAALSAKQRQGSGGVWGWLAGTPPNQQEED, translated from the exons ATGACCACCCACCACGAACACGACGCCGCCACCGGCGACGCAAATCCCGGTAACCAAGTCACCAGCAGCGAGGTCAGTGCTCACATTTCCCAACTCCCAGTCACCACTTCACCGGAACATTTTAGGGTTTGTTCAGAACTCGCACCACCATCATCCACCGTTGATCATAGTGAACCGTCGGAGTCTAATGGTTCTGAGAGAAATGGCGGGGTGTCAACGGGTTTCGAAGTGGGTGACATGGTGTGGGCGAAGGTGAAGTCTCACCCATGGTGGCCAGGGCATATATACAACGAAGCTTTTGCATCAGCCGCGGTGCGTCGATCCAAGAGGGAAGGGCTTGTGTTGGTGGCTTTCTTCGGTGACAGCAGTTATGGGTGGTTCGAATCCGGTGAGCTTATTCCCTTTGATGAGAATTTCGCTGAGAAATCGAGGCAGGTGAATTCCAGAGCATTCTTGAAGGCTGTGGAAGAGGCAGTGGAAGAAGCTAGTAGGAGGAGTGCTCTTGGATTGGTTTGTAGGTGTAGGAACGCTAATATTTTCCACCCCACCACTGTTCAAGGGTATTTTTCTGTTCATGTGCCTGACTTTGAGCCTGGAATCTATTCTACTGCACAGATTAGGAAGGCAATAAATGGTCTTGGACCCGCCGAAGCGCTTGCTTTCGTCAAGCAATTTGCCAGTGCTCCCCATGGTGGTGGTCACAGAAGCATTGGTTTCACTAAGAATAAGGCTGCTGTTGTTGGTTTTCGACGGGGAGTGTTTGAGCAGTATGATGAGCCTTATGCCCTGGCTTTTGATCAGCCAGTGGGTCATCCCATTAGAG CTCCTTTGAGTGGTCTGCTGGTGACAGGAGAAACATTGGGTGGCCGGAAGAAGACTCCAAAGTCCCCGAAAGTTAAGGACAATTCCAATAAGGATAACTATATTTTCAAGCGTCGAGATGAACCCAGTGACTGTTTCCAGTTAACTACCAAGGAGGATACACCAGATGCAGCTGAGAAGAGGCCATTAGCTGTGGCTGTAGCACCTCAGGTTTTAGAGAAGCATGAAGATACAAAGTTTGTTAGCCAGGATGGCGCAGATTCAGCTATAAAAGCCAAAGTAACTGTCGAAGGCCAGGTTCAACCAGATGGCACTGGTCTCACATCCCCAGAAATTACCTTTGATGCTGACCTTTGTCTTGACAAGGGCAATGAATCTTCAGAAGAAATGACCAAGAGCTTTGAACCTGTTGATGTTGCTAGCAAAAGCATGGGCAGGCCTGATTCCTCCGAGGTTATGGCATTACCAAGCATAGTTGATGAGACATCTCAGTCTACCCCTCTGGAAAGTAAAACTTCCATTGATGTTAAACATGATGTAAATGTAGTACTGTCAGGACCACATAAAGATTTTCTGCAAACAGAGCAGGGATGTCTGACTGTAACTGATGAAGTAAAGCATCACAAACTTACTGTTGATGGTGTGCTGAAGAAGGTAAAAGTTCGTAAGAGACCTGCAGATGATGTGAACTCTGAGACTTCTGGTAttttagaaaagaagaagaaaaaaaagaaagggaGTTTTAATACACAGCCTACCTCAGGCCATATGGAGAAGACTTCTGAAAAATCTGTACATCTCTCAGGAAAATTGATAGGAAAACCTGTGTCAATTGGATTGGCCCCTAGAGAAGATATACCTAAAGAACCAGGGCAGATGGATGCTTCTGGCAATAATTTGCTGCCTGTGGGTAACAAAGCAGAAGTTAATCTTGAGTTGCCACAGCTCTTGGTTGAATTGCAAGCTCTTGCTTTGGATCCTTTTCACAGTGTTAAAAGAGGGATCCCTGCAGTTACTCAGCAATTCTTTTTGCGCTTCAGATCCCTTGTTTATCAGAAAAGCTTGGTTTTGTCCCCGCCAACAGAGAATGAAGCCCCTGAAGTTCGTCCTTCTAAATCTACTTCCAGTTTCGGGGCATCTGACAGTCCTAATGATCGTGCCAGAGCTTCACCACTTGTAAAGTCTGTAAAACACATTGTTCGGGGTGATGATCCAACCAAAGTTGGGCGGAAAAGGGCCCCCTCTGATCGACAAGAAGAATATACTGCAAAGAGATTGAAGAAAATCCAGGATATAAAGTCACTGGCGGCAGAGAAAAAAGCGGCTAGCCAGAAAACTTCTGAAGCTCGGCAAGGAGAGGGAAAAGGTTCCATGATCCAGGCTCCACCTAAATTAGTGAAACCAAATTTAACTAGGAAAGTGGAGCGTCCAGCTAAGCCACTTGAACCCACTGTACTGGTGATCAGATTTCCTCCTGGGACATCACTTCCATCTGTTGCTGAGCTGAAGGCAAGGTTTGCTCGTTTTGGGCCAATCGACCAATCAAGCCTCCGTGTCTTCTGGAAGTCTTCATCATGTCGAGTTATTTTCATGCACAGGGTTGATGCAAAAACTGCATATAAACATGCTGTAGCAAATCAATCCTTGTTTGGCAATGTGGCTGTTAGGTACTTCCTACGGGAACTTGGGGATTCTTCACTGGATGTCTCTGAAGCTGCCAAGGGTAGAGGAGATG TGAAAGTGTTTGATCCAAAAGTGGCAACTTGGTCGACTCTAAAGACTTACGGGAAACCCCCG GTATCACGTGGAGGCCAATCAGTCACCTTAGTTGGGAATGGCTTAGTAATTTTTGGTGGACAAGATGCAAAGAGAACTCTCTTGAATGATTTGCATATTCTTGACTTGGAATCCATGACTTGGGATGAAATCGATGCTGT TGGGGTTCCTCCTTCTCCGAGGTCTGATCATGCTGCTGCTGTACACGTGGAGCGATACTTACTTATCTTTGGTGGGGGTTCACATGCGACTTGCTATAATGATTTGCATGTTCTCGATTTGCAGACT ATGGAATGGTCTAGACCAACACAACTGGGTGAAATACCAACAGCACGTGCGGGACATGCTGGTGTGACAGTAGGGGAGAACTGGTTCATTGTTGGTGGGGGTGACAATAAGAGTG GGGTTTCAGAGACTGTTGTGTTGAATATGTCTACGCTGACATGGTCAGTGGTTACCTCTGTTCAAGGCCGTGTACCTGTTGCTAGTGAG GGCTTGAGTTTGGTTGTAAGCTCATATGATGGTGGAGACCTACTTGTATCATTTGGAGGATATAATGGACGTTACAACAACGAG GTCTATGTCCTTAAACCAAGCCATAAATCAACcttgcaatcaaatacatctGAAAATCCTATACCAGACAGTGTTTCTGCTGTTCACAATGCCACAAATGCTACTCGAGATGCGGAGTCTGAATTTGAAGCAGGCCATGAAAGCAAAATTAAGGAACTTGTCGTGGACAATGGTGATTCAAGA AAATTGAAAGGCGATGTTATATCAGTCCTGAGGGCTGAGAAAGATGAATTGGAATCATCACTCAGCAAGGAGAAGTTGCATACTCTTCAACTAAAGCAAGAGCTTGGAGAAGCTGAAGGACGTAATTCTGACCTTTGCAAG GAACTTCAATCAGTACGTGGTCAGCTTGCTGCTGAGCAGTCAAGGTGTTTCAAACTTGAG GTGGAAGTTGCTGAGTTAGGACAGAAACTCCAAACAATTGGGACATTACAGAAGGAACTTGAACTCCTCCAACGGCAAAAAGCTGCATCTGAGCAGGCCGCCTTAAGTGCAAAACAAAGGCAAGGTTCAGGCGGTGTATGGGGTTGGCTTGCCGGTACTCCCCCTAACCAGCAAGAGGAAGATTGA
- the LOC130720515 gene encoding PWWP domain-containing protein 1, translating into MTTHHEHDAATGDANPGNQVTSSEVSAHISQLPVTTSPEHFRVCSELAPPSSTVDHSEPSESNGSERNGGVSTGFEVGDMVWAKVKSHPWWPGHIYNEAFASAAVRRSKREGLVLVAFFGDSSYGWFESGELIPFDENFAEKSRQVNSRAFLKAVEEAVEEASRRSALGLVCRCRNANIFHPTTVQGYFSVHVPDFEPGIYSTAQIRKAINGLGPAEALAFVKQFASAPHGGGHRSIGFTKNKAAVVGFRRGVFEQYDEPYALAFDQPVGHPIRAPLSGLLVTGETLGGRKKTPKSPKVKDNSNKDNYIFKRRDEPSDCFQLTTKEDTPDAAEKRPLAVAVAPQVLEKHEDTKFVSQDGADSAIKAKVTVEGQVQPDGTGLTSPEITFDADLCLDKGNESSEEMTKSFEPVDVASKSMGRPDSSEVMALPSIVDETSQSTPLESKTSIDVKHDVNVVLSGPHKDFLQTEQGCLTVTDEVKHHKLTVDGVLKKVKVRKRPADDVNSETSGILEKKKKKKKGSFNTQPTSGHMEKTSEKSVHLSGKLIGKPVSIGLAPREDIPKEPGQMDASGNNLLPVGNKAEVNLELPQLLVELQALALDPFHSVKRGIPAVTQQFFLRFRSLVYQKSLVLSPPTENEAPEVRPSKSTSSFGASDSPNDRARASPLVKSVKHIVRGDDPTKVGRKRAPSDRQEEYTAKRLKKIQDIKSLAAEKKAASQKTSEARQGEGKGSMIQAPPKLVKPNLTRKVERPAKPLEPTVLVIRFPPGTSLPSVAELKARFARFGPIDQSSLRVFWKSSSCRVIFMHRVDAKTAYKHAVANQSLFGNVAVRYFLRELGDSSLDVSEAAKGRGDGGTFETPQIKDPFVVPRQASVSAQQPLPRPTVQLKSILKKSNGDELFQGTGNGGSSKGTPRVKFMLGDEESNRGEQIMVSNSNNLDNASFPDGCAHSPVAMDFNSNNDQKVISQQSLPTLPFPTQFTKTPQHNLHNSEMAPRNTSNFINTTASATAATVDVSRQMITLLTRCNDIVINLTGLLGYVPYHPL; encoded by the exons ATGACCACCCACCACGAACACGACGCCGCCACCGGCGACGCAAATCCCGGTAACCAAGTCACCAGCAGCGAGGTCAGTGCTCACATTTCCCAACTCCCAGTCACCACTTCACCGGAACATTTTAGGGTTTGTTCAGAACTCGCACCACCATCATCCACCGTTGATCATAGTGAACCGTCGGAGTCTAATGGTTCTGAGAGAAATGGCGGGGTGTCAACGGGTTTCGAAGTGGGTGACATGGTGTGGGCGAAGGTGAAGTCTCACCCATGGTGGCCAGGGCATATATACAACGAAGCTTTTGCATCAGCCGCGGTGCGTCGATCCAAGAGGGAAGGGCTTGTGTTGGTGGCTTTCTTCGGTGACAGCAGTTATGGGTGGTTCGAATCCGGTGAGCTTATTCCCTTTGATGAGAATTTCGCTGAGAAATCGAGGCAGGTGAATTCCAGAGCATTCTTGAAGGCTGTGGAAGAGGCAGTGGAAGAAGCTAGTAGGAGGAGTGCTCTTGGATTGGTTTGTAGGTGTAGGAACGCTAATATTTTCCACCCCACCACTGTTCAAGGGTATTTTTCTGTTCATGTGCCTGACTTTGAGCCTGGAATCTATTCTACTGCACAGATTAGGAAGGCAATAAATGGTCTTGGACCCGCCGAAGCGCTTGCTTTCGTCAAGCAATTTGCCAGTGCTCCCCATGGTGGTGGTCACAGAAGCATTGGTTTCACTAAGAATAAGGCTGCTGTTGTTGGTTTTCGACGGGGAGTGTTTGAGCAGTATGATGAGCCTTATGCCCTGGCTTTTGATCAGCCAGTGGGTCATCCCATTAGAG CTCCTTTGAGTGGTCTGCTGGTGACAGGAGAAACATTGGGTGGCCGGAAGAAGACTCCAAAGTCCCCGAAAGTTAAGGACAATTCCAATAAGGATAACTATATTTTCAAGCGTCGAGATGAACCCAGTGACTGTTTCCAGTTAACTACCAAGGAGGATACACCAGATGCAGCTGAGAAGAGGCCATTAGCTGTGGCTGTAGCACCTCAGGTTTTAGAGAAGCATGAAGATACAAAGTTTGTTAGCCAGGATGGCGCAGATTCAGCTATAAAAGCCAAAGTAACTGTCGAAGGCCAGGTTCAACCAGATGGCACTGGTCTCACATCCCCAGAAATTACCTTTGATGCTGACCTTTGTCTTGACAAGGGCAATGAATCTTCAGAAGAAATGACCAAGAGCTTTGAACCTGTTGATGTTGCTAGCAAAAGCATGGGCAGGCCTGATTCCTCCGAGGTTATGGCATTACCAAGCATAGTTGATGAGACATCTCAGTCTACCCCTCTGGAAAGTAAAACTTCCATTGATGTTAAACATGATGTAAATGTAGTACTGTCAGGACCACATAAAGATTTTCTGCAAACAGAGCAGGGATGTCTGACTGTAACTGATGAAGTAAAGCATCACAAACTTACTGTTGATGGTGTGCTGAAGAAGGTAAAAGTTCGTAAGAGACCTGCAGATGATGTGAACTCTGAGACTTCTGGTAttttagaaaagaagaagaaaaaaaagaaagggaGTTTTAATACACAGCCTACCTCAGGCCATATGGAGAAGACTTCTGAAAAATCTGTACATCTCTCAGGAAAATTGATAGGAAAACCTGTGTCAATTGGATTGGCCCCTAGAGAAGATATACCTAAAGAACCAGGGCAGATGGATGCTTCTGGCAATAATTTGCTGCCTGTGGGTAACAAAGCAGAAGTTAATCTTGAGTTGCCACAGCTCTTGGTTGAATTGCAAGCTCTTGCTTTGGATCCTTTTCACAGTGTTAAAAGAGGGATCCCTGCAGTTACTCAGCAATTCTTTTTGCGCTTCAGATCCCTTGTTTATCAGAAAAGCTTGGTTTTGTCCCCGCCAACAGAGAATGAAGCCCCTGAAGTTCGTCCTTCTAAATCTACTTCCAGTTTCGGGGCATCTGACAGTCCTAATGATCGTGCCAGAGCTTCACCACTTGTAAAGTCTGTAAAACACATTGTTCGGGGTGATGATCCAACCAAAGTTGGGCGGAAAAGGGCCCCCTCTGATCGACAAGAAGAATATACTGCAAAGAGATTGAAGAAAATCCAGGATATAAAGTCACTGGCGGCAGAGAAAAAAGCGGCTAGCCAGAAAACTTCTGAAGCTCGGCAAGGAGAGGGAAAAGGTTCCATGATCCAGGCTCCACCTAAATTAGTGAAACCAAATTTAACTAGGAAAGTGGAGCGTCCAGCTAAGCCACTTGAACCCACTGTACTGGTGATCAGATTTCCTCCTGGGACATCACTTCCATCTGTTGCTGAGCTGAAGGCAAGGTTTGCTCGTTTTGGGCCAATCGACCAATCAAGCCTCCGTGTCTTCTGGAAGTCTTCATCATGTCGAGTTATTTTCATGCACAGGGTTGATGCAAAAACTGCATATAAACATGCTGTAGCAAATCAATCCTTGTTTGGCAATGTGGCTGTTAGGTACTTCCTACGGGAACTTGGGGATTCTTCACTGGATGTCTCTGAAGCTGCCAAGGGTAGAGGAGATGGTGGTACCTTCGAAACACCTCAGATTAAGGATCCTTTTGTGGTTCCACGTCAGGCATCAGTATCAGCACAACAACCTCTTCCGCGGCCAACGGTCCAGCTCAAATCCATCCTGAAGAAATCTAATGGGGATGAGCTATTCCAGGGAACCGGTAATGGAGGTAGTAGTAAAGGAACCCCACGTGTAAAATTCATGTTAGGTGATGAAGAAAGTAATAGGGGAGAGCAAATAATGGTGAGTAATTCAAACAACTTGGATAATGCTAGTTTCCCTGATGGTTGTGCACATTCTCCTGTTGCTATGGATTTTAATAGTAACAATGATCAAAAGGTCATTTCCCAACAATCGTTGCCTACTCTTCCATTTCCTACTCAGTTTACGAAAACCCCACAACATAATTTGCATAATTCCGAAATGGCACCTCGAAATACTTCCAATTTTATAAACACCACTGCATCAGCTACTGCAGCTACGGTTGATGTATCACGGCAGATGATAACCCTTTTGACAAGGTGCAACGATATTGTGATTAACTTGACGGGTCTCTTAGGCTATGTGCCCTACCATCCACTTTGA
- the LOC130717274 gene encoding PWWP domain-containing protein 1-like isoform X1, translating into MTTHHEHDAATGDANPGNQVTSSEVSAHISQLPVTTSPEHFRVCSELAPPSSTVDHSEPSESNGSERNGGVSTGFEVGDMVWAKVKSHPWWPGHIYNEAFASAAVRRSKREGLVLVAFFGDSSYGWFESGELIPFDENFAEKSRQVNSRAFLKAVEEAVEEASRRSALGLVCRCRNANIFHPTTVQGYFSVHVPDFEPGIYSTAQIRKAINGLGPAEALAFVKQFASAPHGGGHRSIGFTKNKAAVVGFRRGVFEQYDEPYALAFDQPVGHPIRAPLSGLLVTGETLGGRKKTPKSPKVKDNSNKDNYIFKRRDEPSDCFQLTTKEDTPDAAEKRPLAVAVAPQVLEKHEDTKFVSQDGADSAIKAKVTVEGQVQPDGTGLTSPEITFDADLCLDKGNESSEEMTKSFEPVDVASKSMGRPDSSEVMALPSIVDETSQSTPLESKTSIDVKHDVNVVLSGPHKDFLQTEQGCLTVTDEVKHHKLTVDGVLKKVKVRKRPADDVNSETSGILEKKKKKKKGSFNTQPTSGHMEKTSEKSVHLSGKLIGKPVSIGLAPREDIPKEPGQMDASGNNLLPVGNKAEVNLELPQLLVELQALALDPFHSVKRGIPAVTQQFFLRFRSLVYQKSLVLSPPTENEAPEVRPSKSTSSFGASDSPNDRARASPLVKSVKHIVRGDDPTKVGRKRAPSDRQEEYTAKRLKKIQDIKSLAAEKKAASQKTSEARQGEGKGSMIQAPPKLVKPNLTRKVERPAKPLEPTVLVIRFPPGTSLPSVAELKARFARFGPIDQSSLRVFWKSSSCRVIFMHRVDAKTAYKHAVANQSLFGNVAVRYFLRELGDSSLDVSEAAKGRGDGVKVFDPKVATWSTLKTYGKPPVSRGGQSVTLVGNGLVIFGGQDAKRTLLNDLHILDLESMTWDEIDAVGVPPSPRSDHAAAVHVERYLLIFGGGSHATCYNDLHVLDLQTMEWSRPTQLGEIPTARAGHAGVTVGENWFIVGGGDNKSGVSETVVLNMSTLTWSVVTSVQGRVPVASEGLSLVVSSYDGGDLLVSFGGYNGRYNNEVYVLKPSHKSTLQSNTSENPIPDSVSAVHNATNATRDAESEFEAGHESKIKELVVDNGDSRKLKGDVISVLRAEKDELESSLSKEKLHTLQLKQELGEAEGRNSDLCKELQSVRGQLAAEQSRCFKLEVEVAELGQKLQTIGTLQKELELLQRQKAASEQAALSAKQRQGSGGVWGWLAGTPPNQQEED; encoded by the exons ATGACCACCCACCACGAACACGACGCCGCCACCGGCGACGCAAATCCCGGTAACCAAGTCACCAGCAGCGAGGTCAGTGCTCACATTTCCCAACTCCCAGTCACCACTTCACCGGAACATTTTAGGGTTTGTTCAGAACTCGCACCACCATCATCCACCGTTGATCATAGTGAACCGTCGGAGTCTAATGGTTCTGAGAGAAATGGCGGGGTGTCAACGGGTTTCGAAGTGGGTGACATGGTGTGGGCGAAGGTGAAGTCTCACCCATGGTGGCCAGGGCATATATACAACGAAGCTTTTGCATCAGCCGCGGTGCGTCGATCCAAGAGGGAAGGGCTTGTGTTGGTGGCTTTCTTCGGTGACAGCAGTTATGGGTGGTTCGAATCCGGTGAGCTTATTCCCTTTGATGAGAATTTCGCTGAGAAATCGAGGCAGGTGAATTCCAGAGCATTCTTGAAGGCTGTGGAAGAGGCAGTGGAAGAAGCTAGTAGGAGGAGTGCTCTTGGATTGGTTTGTAGGTGTAGGAACGCTAATATTTTCCACCCCACCACTGTTCAAGGGTATTTTTCTGTTCATGTGCCTGACTTTGAGCCTGGAATCTATTCTACTGCACAGATTAGGAAGGCAATAAATGGTCTTGGACCCGCCGAAGCGCTTGCTTTCGTCAAGCAATTTGCCAGTGCTCCCCATGGTGGTGGTCACAGAAGCATTGGTTTCACTAAGAATAAGGCTGCTGTTGTTGGTTTTCGACGGGGAGTGTTTGAGCAGTATGATGAGCCTTATGCCCTGGCTTTTGATCAGCCAGTGGGTCATCCCATTAGAG CTCCTTTGAGTGGTCTGCTGGTGACAGGAGAAACATTGGGTGGCCGGAAGAAGACTCCAAAGTCCCCGAAAGTTAAGGACAATTCCAATAAGGATAACTATATTTTCAAGCGTCGAGATGAACCCAGTGACTGTTTCCAGTTAACTACCAAGGAGGATACACCAGATGCAGCTGAGAAGAGGCCATTAGCTGTGGCTGTAGCACCTCAGGTTTTAGAGAAGCATGAAGATACAAAGTTTGTTAGCCAGGATGGCGCAGATTCAGCTATAAAAGCCAAAGTAACTGTCGAAGGCCAGGTTCAACCAGATGGCACTGGTCTCACATCCCCAGAAATTACCTTTGATGCTGACCTTTGTCTTGACAAGGGCAATGAATCTTCAGAAGAAATGACCAAGAGCTTTGAACCTGTTGATGTTGCTAGCAAAAGCATGGGCAGGCCTGATTCCTCCGAGGTTATGGCATTACCAAGCATAGTTGATGAGACATCTCAGTCTACCCCTCTGGAAAGTAAAACTTCCATTGATGTTAAACATGATGTAAATGTAGTACTGTCAGGACCACATAAAGATTTTCTGCAAACAGAGCAGGGATGTCTGACTGTAACTGATGAAGTAAAGCATCACAAACTTACTGTTGATGGTGTGCTGAAGAAGGTAAAAGTTCGTAAGAGACCTGCAGATGATGTGAACTCTGAGACTTCTGGTAttttagaaaagaagaagaaaaaaaagaaagggaGTTTTAATACACAGCCTACCTCAGGCCATATGGAGAAGACTTCTGAAAAATCTGTACATCTCTCAGGAAAATTGATAGGAAAACCTGTGTCAATTGGATTGGCCCCTAGAGAAGATATACCTAAAGAACCAGGGCAGATGGATGCTTCTGGCAATAATTTGCTGCCTGTGGGTAACAAAGCAGAAGTTAATCTTGAGTTGCCACAGCTCTTGGTTGAATTGCAAGCTCTTGCTTTGGATCCTTTTCACAGTGTTAAAAGAGGGATCCCTGCAGTTACTCAGCAATTCTTTTTGCGCTTCAGATCCCTTGTTTATCAGAAAAGCTTGGTTTTGTCCCCGCCAACAGAGAATGAAGCCCCTGAAGTTCGTCCTTCTAAATCTACTTCCAGTTTCGGGGCATCTGACAGTCCTAATGATCGTGCCAGAGCTTCACCACTTGTAAAGTCTGTAAAACACATTGTTCGGGGTGATGATCCAACCAAAGTTGGGCGGAAAAGGGCCCCCTCTGATCGACAAGAAGAATATACTGCAAAGAGATTGAAGAAAATCCAGGATATAAAGTCACTGGCGGCAGAGAAAAAAGCGGCTAGCCAGAAAACTTCTGAAGCTCGGCAAGGAGAGGGAAAAGGTTCCATGATCCAGGCTCCACCTAAATTAGTGAAACCAAATTTAACTAGGAAAGTGGAGCGTCCAGCTAAGCCACTTGAACCCACTGTACTGGTGATCAGATTTCCTCCTGGGACATCACTTCCATCTGTTGCTGAGCTGAAGGCAAGGTTTGCTCGTTTTGGGCCAATCGACCAATCAAGCCTCCGTGTCTTCTGGAAGTCTTCATCATGTCGAGTTATTTTCATGCACAGGGTTGATGCAAAAACTGCATATAAACATGCTGTAGCAAATCAATCCTTGTTTGGCAATGTGGCTGTTAGGTACTTCCTACGGGAACTTGGGGATTCTTCACTGGATGTCTCTGAAGCTGCCAAGGGTAGAGGAGATGGTG TGAAAGTGTTTGATCCAAAAGTGGCAACTTGGTCGACTCTAAAGACTTACGGGAAACCCCCG GTATCACGTGGAGGCCAATCAGTCACCTTAGTTGGGAATGGCTTAGTAATTTTTGGTGGACAAGATGCAAAGAGAACTCTCTTGAATGATTTGCATATTCTTGACTTGGAATCCATGACTTGGGATGAAATCGATGCTGT TGGGGTTCCTCCTTCTCCGAGGTCTGATCATGCTGCTGCTGTACACGTGGAGCGATACTTACTTATCTTTGGTGGGGGTTCACATGCGACTTGCTATAATGATTTGCATGTTCTCGATTTGCAGACT ATGGAATGGTCTAGACCAACACAACTGGGTGAAATACCAACAGCACGTGCGGGACATGCTGGTGTGACAGTAGGGGAGAACTGGTTCATTGTTGGTGGGGGTGACAATAAGAGTG GGGTTTCAGAGACTGTTGTGTTGAATATGTCTACGCTGACATGGTCAGTGGTTACCTCTGTTCAAGGCCGTGTACCTGTTGCTAGTGAG GGCTTGAGTTTGGTTGTAAGCTCATATGATGGTGGAGACCTACTTGTATCATTTGGAGGATATAATGGACGTTACAACAACGAG GTCTATGTCCTTAAACCAAGCCATAAATCAACcttgcaatcaaatacatctGAAAATCCTATACCAGACAGTGTTTCTGCTGTTCACAATGCCACAAATGCTACTCGAGATGCGGAGTCTGAATTTGAAGCAGGCCATGAAAGCAAAATTAAGGAACTTGTCGTGGACAATGGTGATTCAAGA AAATTGAAAGGCGATGTTATATCAGTCCTGAGGGCTGAGAAAGATGAATTGGAATCATCACTCAGCAAGGAGAAGTTGCATACTCTTCAACTAAAGCAAGAGCTTGGAGAAGCTGAAGGACGTAATTCTGACCTTTGCAAG GAACTTCAATCAGTACGTGGTCAGCTTGCTGCTGAGCAGTCAAGGTGTTTCAAACTTGAG GTGGAAGTTGCTGAGTTAGGACAGAAACTCCAAACAATTGGGACATTACAGAAGGAACTTGAACTCCTCCAACGGCAAAAAGCTGCATCTGAGCAGGCCGCCTTAAGTGCAAAACAAAGGCAAGGTTCAGGCGGTGTATGGGGTTGGCTTGCCGGTACTCCCCCTAACCAGCAAGAGGAAGATTGA